From Diospyros lotus cultivar Yz01 chromosome 4, ASM1463336v1, whole genome shotgun sequence, a single genomic window includes:
- the LOC127799333 gene encoding uncharacterized protein LOC127799333 — MTYGNQTPNLQRMARRILSLTSSSSGCERNWSTFEGIHTKKRNRLDVNRLNNLVFVQFNAKLMNKQKREKERNVDVLLASDASNAQGWIVDGEDDEEIEPGMGLTWEMVGEASGADDMLQPRRSSRMRELHEDDFQSEEEDEQEHHEFDFESDEDRVLEEYGEEEEEIH; from the exons atgacttatggaaatcaaacaccaaacttgcaacgaatggcgagAAGGATCCTCTCGTTAACTAGTAGTTCAtctggttgtgaaagaaattggagtacttttgaaggg atacatacgaagaaaagaaatagactagatgttaatcgattgaacaatctagtctttgtccaatttaatgcaaaactgatgaacaagcaaaaaagggagaaggagaggaatgttgatgtgctacttgctagtgatgctagtaatgcacaaggatggatcgttgatggagaagatgatgaagaaattgagcCTGGTATGGGGCTCACTTGGGAAATGGTTGGTGAAGCTTCTGGAGCAGACGACATGCTTCAacctcgaagaagttctaggatgagagaacttcatgaagatgattttcaatcagaagaagaagatgaacaagagcatcatgaatttgattttgagtctgatGAAGATCGTGTGctagaagaatatggagaggaagaagaagaaatccactAA